Genomic segment of Cytobacillus suaedae:
ATAGCCTTCCGTAAAACGATTAGGTATATAGAAGTCTACATTTGCTTCTTTTTCTAAGAGGGCTGTCATTAATACGGTTGTACTACTTACGCCATCAGCATCATAATCTCCGTAAACTAATATTCTTTCATTATTTAGGATTGCTTGATTTATTCGAGTAACCGTCTTTTCCATATCTTCAAGTAAAAAAGGGTCATGGAAATCTTGTGTATCGGTATATAAGAATGCTTTCGCAGTCTCTACTGTATCAAAACCTCTGCTAACCAATAAGGAAGCAACAAGAGGTGCTATGTTTAATTCTTTTGAAAGTAAATCTATCTTTTCATTATCATTCGATAGGATATCCCAACGTGTTTTTGCCTGTAACATTCTTTCACCCCTTAACCACACCATTATACAGGAGTGACTAAGGGGTTTCAATGAAGTTAACCGTGTTATAAAGTTGGAAATATTTTATGGTAGCTCACTATTTTCCTTTTGCTCCACTTTATCCTCTAATGGTTCTATCGGTGTCGTCACTTTTAGTTGTTCATTTTTGTTTTCAATTTCTACTTTCAGAGCTGCATTTTCCTTTTCAAGACCTTTTACTTTTCTTTGTAGTACAAAGAGTCGGAAAATCCCAGCAGATGCTACGATTATCCCCCCCATTGATACGGATCCTAAAATTATAAGTATAAGTGGCCAGTTAGCCGTCCCAAAAAGATAATCAACTTCAACTGGTTCAACATTTATTACTGCAAATAAAGCGACTATTATAGCAAATAAAAATGCTAAGATTAGACTCCATTGTCCCTTCATATTTTAATCCCCCTTTAACTATTGAATTTAGTACTCATCATCCTCAGAATAAGGATTAACATGCACAAATACATCCTGAACATTTGAGACATTTATTAATTTTTCCTTAACCTCTTTTCCAATCTTATGACCTTCTTCTACTGTAATATGTGGGTCAACTGATATTTTTATATCTACAATCACATAATGACCATGTTCTCGTGCATGTAGAGAACCAATCTTTTTAACCCCAGGCACAGTTAATACAGCATTACGCATTTCAATTGTATCTTCCTCATGTAAAACATGGTCAAGGGTAGAATGAATCGATTCCTTACCTAACTTCCAAGCTGTTTTAAGAATTAGAATAGAAACAAATATTCCAGCAACCGGATCTCCATATTCTAACCATGGAATACCCATGTTTTCTCCAAGAATGGCTGCCCCTACACCAATTAATGCGGCTATAGAGGAATAAACATCAGAACGGTGATCGTACGCATTAACAATAATTGCATCACTGTTTATTCTTTTACCCAACTTGTATTTGTATCTAAACATTGCTTCTTTCACAATTATAGATATGATAAGTGCATAGATAGCGATTGTCTTTGGAGCATCTATCGGTTGGAAAAAAGCTTCAAACGAAGATTTTCCAATTTCTATACCTACTAAAAATAATAGTACAGATACAATGATAGCAGCTATAGATTCAGCTTTACCATGCCCATATGGGTGATCTTCATCTGGTGGCCGTTTGGCTGCACGTAACCCAATATAAACTGCCAGAGAACCAGCAACATCTGTAGCAGAATGAACAGCATCTGCTACTAATGCTCTACTTCCTGCAATAACTCCAATTACGTATTTTAATATAGCTAAGCCAAGATTCCCAACTACTCCTACCATTGCCGCAAATTCGGCTTCCTTAAATCGATCCT
This window contains:
- a CDS encoding DUF1049 domain-containing protein, which encodes MKGQWSLILAFLFAIIVALFAVINVEPVEVDYLFGTANWPLILIILGSVSMGGIIVASAGIFRLFVLQRKVKGLEKENAALKVEIENKNEQLKVTTPIEPLEDKVEQKENSELP
- a CDS encoding cation transporter, giving the protein MGNKDRFKEAEFAAMVGVVGNLGLAILKYVIGVIAGSRALVADAVHSATDVAGSLAVYIGLRAAKRPPDEDHPYGHGKAESIAAIIVSVLLFLVGIEIGKSSFEAFFQPIDAPKTIAIYALIISIIVKEAMFRYKYKLGKRINSDAIIVNAYDHRSDVYSSIAALIGVGAAILGENMGIPWLEYGDPVAGIFVSILILKTAWKLGKESIHSTLDHVLHEEDTIEMRNAVLTVPGVKKIGSLHAREHGHYVIVDIKISVDPHITVEEGHKIGKEVKEKLINVSNVQDVFVHVNPYSEDDEY